In Salinarimonas sp., a genomic segment contains:
- a CDS encoding curlin, which yields MTRKLFTATLVALVTGLATPVLANEIVIRQHGWAHSVGGEQVGRGNRVGVHQEGRFNEGVVRQYGRGNTGAIGQSGRRNHADVWQRGRANAGGVAQFGDRHSAIVTQDGNGNIAAGVQVGTGCSGEVTQNGSGNVAAFVQTCN from the coding sequence ATGACCCGCAAGCTCTTCACCGCGACCCTGGTCGCCCTCGTCACCGGCCTCGCCACGCCCGTCCTCGCCAACGAGATCGTCATCCGCCAGCACGGCTGGGCGCATTCCGTCGGCGGCGAGCAGGTCGGGCGGGGCAACCGCGTGGGCGTCCATCAGGAGGGGCGCTTCAACGAGGGCGTCGTGCGCCAGTACGGGCGCGGCAACACCGGCGCCATCGGCCAGAGCGGCCGGCGCAACCACGCCGACGTCTGGCAGCGCGGCCGCGCAAACGCGGGCGGCGTGGCGCAGTTCGGCGACCGCCACAGCGCCATCGTCACCCAGGACGGCAACGGCAACATCGCCGCCGGCGTGCAGGTGGGCACGGGCTGCTCCGGCGAGGTGACGCAGAACGGCAGCGGCAACGTCGCGGCCTTCGTGCAGACCTGCAAC